Proteins encoded within one genomic window of Anastrepha ludens isolate Willacy chromosome 4, idAnaLude1.1, whole genome shotgun sequence:
- the LOC128860758 gene encoding protein snakeskin-like encodes MVSVETIGSIFIKTFKLTINVVVLILYCIGDEGIFLGVSGTWNLNEEKSPSPEIVASGIFVGFLIYTTVHTLAYFFGTTKHKRELTDTLMNMVGTAMWVTIGGVALHYWCGYMSDQDFLYVNAERQTGIAMGALCVIEGALYLLDTVLACIHYSKAEDVEYTGVGQ; translated from the exons ATGGTGTCAGTGGAGACGATTGGATCGATATTcatcaaaacatttaaattg ACCATCAATGTAGTTGTGCTCATCCTTTATTGCATTGGCGATGAGGGCATTTTCTTGGGCGTTAGCGGCACGTGGAACTTAAATGAGGAGAAGAGCCCTTCCCCGGAAATAGTCGCTTCGGGTATTTTTGTAGGCTTTCTAATCTATACCACAGTGCATACTTTGGCGTACTTCTTTGGAACCACCAAACATAAACG CGAACTAACGGACACATTGATGAATATGGTTGGCACGGCGATGTGGGTCACCATTGGTGGTGTGGCTCTACATTACTGGTGCGGTTACATGTCTGATCAGGACTTCCTCTATGTAAATGCGGAGCGCCAAACGGGCATCGCAATGGGTGCGCTATGTGTGATTGAAGGTGCTCTCTATTTGCTGGACACGGTATTAGCCTGCATACACTACTCCAAGGCGGAAGATGTTGAATACACGGGGGTTGGACAATGA
- the LOC128860754 gene encoding protein snakeskin-like, whose product MDSRKMVSYEIMASICLKILKLLNNLGVLVLYRTGNGGDFLGIGGNWNLQEKHNPALEMLASGVFVGFIIYTAVVIIGYCFGGSKDKRDLTDILMNTVGTALWITVGVVAIHYWLGYMSDGSFSYASSERSVGLAMGALCIAQGALYLVDTILGCVLYYKGPMEYAVISHYTVE is encoded by the exons ATGGATAGTCGAAAAATGGTTTCCTACGAAATAATGGCATCGATATGCCTTAAGATCCTGAAACTG CTCAATAACTTGGGCGTACTGGTCCTATATCGTACCGGCAATGGAGGTGATTTTTTGGGCATCGGTGGCAACTGGAATCTACAAGAAAAGCATAACCCAGCTCTGGAAATGCTTGCGTCTGGCGTATTCGTAGGATTTATAATATACACGGCGGTGGTGATTATCGGATACTGTTTTGGAGGCAGTAAAGACAAGCG GGACTTAACGGACATCCTTATGAACACAGTCGGTACCGCATTGTGGATTACGGTTGGAGTGGTGGCGATTCACTATTGGTTGGGTTACATGTCCGATGGAAGTTTCTCGTATGCCAGCTCTGAACGCAGTGTTGGCTTAGCAATGGGCGCTTTGTGTATTGCTCAAGGCGCCTTGTACTTGGTGGATACTATTTTGGGGTGCGTACTTTACTACAAGGGTCCCATGGAGTATGCCGTTATAAGTCATTATACTGTGGAATGA